The sequence TAATTTCAAAACTGACCTGATCCACGGCGCGGACTTCGTCACTGCGTCCTTTTTTGAAAAGCTTGACCAGTTCCTTGATTATGATGTTCTTCTCTCTCGACATAGGAATAATATTATTCAATTATCAGTATTATGCAAGACTGAATATCTTATCTCTCTGCCTGCTTTTAGATTGACTAAGACCTAAAATATATATATAATAAGTAAGATATGAAACTCAAAAAAGGCTTAGGTTTGCTGGATGTCTTTGCAATCGCCGCCGGTGCGATGATCAGTTCCGGACTCTTTATCCTTCCTGGTCTGGCTTTTGCCCGGGCTGGTCCGGGAATGATTCTTTCGTATATCATCGCCGGTCTGCTATTCATCCCTTCGATCTTCAGCACAATCGAACTTGTTACCGCAATGCCCAAAAGCGGCGGCGATTATTTTTATATTACACGAAGTATGGGATTCGCGACCGGCACAATCGCAGGATTCGCCAGCTGGTTTTCACTCAGCCTGAAAAGCGCCTTTGCCCTCGTCGGAATGGGACTCTTCACCCTGCTCATTAACCCGGGTTTCAGTATGTGGCAAATAAAACTCATTGCTGTCTTCTTGTGTCTCATATTTATGTGTATAAATATCCTCGGCATCAGAGAAGCAGGTATTACGCAAATCTTTCTCGTCCTGTTCCTCGTACTAATTCTTTCACTCTATGTCCTGCGGGGAATCATCAGCATAGATCCCCGGCGGTTCACTCCTCTTATGCCCTATGGATTCTTCCCGGTTCTGTCCACAGCCGGGCTTGTCTTCATCTCTTTCGGTGGTCTGACAAAAGTGGCGAGCGTCGCCGAAGAAATCCATAATCCAAAAATAAATATCCCTTTTGGTATGATTCTGGCCTATTTCGTCGTATTGCTTCTCTACGGTTCAACGATCCTCGTCACCACTGGCGTGCTTGAACCCGCAATACTGAAGAATTCTCTGACACCGATCTCCGATGGAGCAAGAACTTTCTGGGGGACAAAAGGTGTGATAATCACCGCGATTGCTGCACTACTTGCTTTCATCTCCACGGCAAATGCCGGAATCATGTCGGCATCCCGCTATCCCATGGCGATGAGTCGGGACCATCTGCTGCCGAAATTTTTCCGTAAAATCAACAAAAGATTCAAAACCCCACATACGGCGATAATCTTTACTACACTATTCATGGTCGCCATTATTCTATTCTTGAACCTGCGGATATTAGTCGAAGCGGCTTCCACAATGCTTCTACTGCTCTTCATCTCAGCAAATCTCGCTGTAATCGTAATGCGTGAGAGTAAACTCCAGAATTATCAACCATCGTTTCGGGCTCCCTTATATCCGTATCTCCAACTCTTCGCCATCATCAGCTATGGATTTTTAATCTTTGAAATGGGTAAAGAAACACTCATAATAACCGTCTTATTCATTACGACGGCACTGTTATGGTACTTCATATATGTAAGACGATCAATCAGCCGGGATTCAGCACTTATGTATCTTGTCGAACGTATCACGGATCGACAGATTGTAACTGATACATTAAAAGACGAACTGCGTGAAATCGTCAAAGAACGGGAGCAGATAATTGAGGATGAATTCGACCGTCTGATCAAGGATGCGGTGATCATAGACATTCCCAATCGGATAACCTTTAAAGAATTCATCAAAATCGCCGCCGAGAAAATAAACGAGAGGTTATCTGTCAATACAGAAACATTAATGAAACTGTTTATTGAACGGGAAAAACAGTCCTGTACCGCACTGCGTCCCGGTCTCGCCATCCCCCACATCGTTATCAAAGGAACTGAAAAATTCGAGGTTCTCCTTGTACGGGCGAAAGACGGCATCGTCTTCCCTGATGCAAAAGAACCCGTACATATCGTCTTTATCCTCGTCGGTACCAAAGATATGAGAAACCTCCATCTGAGGGCGCTCATGGCTATTGCCCAGCTCACCCAGCAGAATGATTTTGACAGACAATGGCTCAACGCCAAAACCACAGATGACCTCAGAGATATCTTACTCCTGGGCAAACGGAAACGCCATTAACCCCGGAAAGATTTAATTCACAATCAATCAGAATGTAGTAATCAATTCGACAATTTGAAAATTGTCAAATTAAGAAATCATCGAATCAAAAAAAATATATCTATCCAATGACATCCGACAAATAAACCGTACTGTTTCATCCGGGAGAAACAGAATATAGCGGATCGTCTGATATTCATCATTTTGTAAATCAGGCAAACCAGATACTTGACTTTATCGAATTAAAGAATAAAATTGATTATGATAGGCATCGGTTATGATATCCATCGTCTTGTTCAGGG is a genomic window of candidate division WOR-3 bacterium containing:
- a CDS encoding amino acid permease translates to MKLKKGLGLLDVFAIAAGAMISSGLFILPGLAFARAGPGMILSYIIAGLLFIPSIFSTIELVTAMPKSGGDYFYITRSMGFATGTIAGFASWFSLSLKSAFALVGMGLFTLLINPGFSMWQIKLIAVFLCLIFMCINILGIREAGITQIFLVLFLVLILSLYVLRGIISIDPRRFTPLMPYGFFPVLSTAGLVFISFGGLTKVASVAEEIHNPKINIPFGMILAYFVVLLLYGSTILVTTGVLEPAILKNSLTPISDGARTFWGTKGVIITAIAALLAFISTANAGIMSASRYPMAMSRDHLLPKFFRKINKRFKTPHTAIIFTTLFMVAIILFLNLRILVEAASTMLLLLFISANLAVIVMRESKLQNYQPSFRAPLYPYLQLFAIISYGFLIFEMGKETLIITVLFITTALLWYFIYVRRSISRDSALMYLVERITDRQIVTDTLKDELREIVKEREQIIEDEFDRLIKDAVIIDIPNRITFKEFIKIAAEKINERLSVNTETLMKLFIEREKQSCTALRPGLAIPHIVIKGTEKFEVLLVRAKDGIVFPDAKEPVHIVFILVGTKDMRNLHLRALMAIAQLTQQNDFDRQWLNAKTTDDLRDILLLGKRKRH